The Ananas comosus cultivar F153 linkage group 7, ASM154086v1, whole genome shotgun sequence genome has a window encoding:
- the LOC109713075 gene encoding uncharacterized protein LOC109713075, with product MDCAESGSPVRPSQDSEMKIFVRSEYHGNYALEVDSSNTIQDVLITVLPIWRLEADPEPQLYFNGDLLDRAKSLADYGVEDGSILHLECTNWIFLSANESEQPNQILGRKKIIITDRLLAIWEKEHDKILLGLLVEQIQTGGRKILYLENDSWRDVVAKFNKTTGLKYENKHLYEHFNFYKYEYEIVSNIRHHPEFSWDHRRQVVIATDAKWNEYIKDNPNAKCYRRRAVPFIDLLENVFAKKEE from the exons ATGGACTGTGCAGAGTCTGGATCTCCTGTGAGACCCAGTCAGGACAGTGAAATGAAAATCTTTGTGCGATCAGAGTATCATGGAAATTATGCTCTTGAGGTGGACAGCTCTAACACCATCCAGGATGTGTTAATCACTGTTCTTCCTATTTGGCGGTTAGAGGCAGATCCGGAACCTCAACTTTATTTCAATGGCGATCTACTGGACAGGGCCAAATCTTTGGCGGACTACGGCGTCGAAGATGGGTCCATTCTTCACCTCGAGTGCACAAACTGGATCTTCCTTAGTGCAAATGA AAGCGAGCAGCCGAATCAAATTTTGGGAAGGAAAAAGATTATAATAACAGATCGGCTTTTAGCAATCTGGGAAAAGGAGCACGATAAAATCCTCCTTGGTTTGTTGGTAGAGCAAATTCAGACTGGAGGGAGAAAAATACTATACCTTGAAAATGATTCTTGGCGTGATGTAGTAGCCAAGTTTAATAAAACAACAGGCttaaaatatgaaaacaaaCATTTGTATGAGCACTTCAATTTTtacaaatatgaatatgaaaTAGTGAGCAATATCAGGCATCATCCAGAGTTTAGCTGGGATCATCGACGTCAAGTAGTAATTGCCACAGATGCTAAATGGAATGAATATATTAAG GACAATCCCAATGCGAAGTGCTATCGAAGGAGAGCAGTACCATTTATTGATTTATTGGAAAATGTGTTTGCCAAGAAAGAAGAATGA